The proteins below are encoded in one region of Legionella antarctica:
- a CDS encoding BON domain-containing protein, with protein MRDSLKILLIGFISLIIIACTASPHSESTGEYLDSSATTTKVKASLVDELGTNGFFVKVKTYKDEVQLSGFVDTQRVKLRAGTIAAGVDGVRNVRNDIIVKSR; from the coding sequence ATGCGTGACTCACTTAAAATATTATTGATTGGTTTTATTTCCCTGATCATTATTGCGTGTACTGCTTCCCCTCACTCTGAAAGTACAGGCGAGTATCTTGATAGTTCAGCAACGACCACCAAAGTGAAAGCCAGTTTAGTCGATGAGCTGGGAACGAATGGTTTTTTTGTAAAAGTTAAAACCTACAAAGATGAAGTTCAGCTTAGTGGTTTTGTTGATACTCAAAGAGTAAAACTAAGAGCTGGGACTATTGCTGCAGGTGTAGATGGTGTTAGAAACGTACGTAACGATATTATAGTTAAATCAAGGTAA
- the glyA gene encoding serine hydroxymethyltransferase, whose product MFDGNYTIENFDEALFQAITNEKRRQEDHIELIASENYVSPRILEAQGSVLTNKYAEGYPGKRYYGGCEYVDVAEELAIDRAKKLFGANYVNVQPHSGSQANAAVMLALLKPGDVILGMSLPHGGHLTHGSKVNFSGKLYQAVEYGVDVQTGLVDYDALERLAVEHKPKLIVAGFSAYSRVLDWARFRAIADKVGAYLLADMAHVAGLVAVGLYPSPLPYADVVTTTTHKTLRGPRGGLILCRSNEEIEKKLNSSVFPGMQGGPLMHVIAAKAVAFAEALLPEFKLYQQQVLLNARTMCDVLKIRGYSIVSGGTDNHLLLIDLINKDITGKEADAALSKANITVNKNSVPNDPRSPFVTSGLRLGTPAVTTRGFKEKEIEFLSNWVADILDNINDEAIIARVKAQVLLLCREFPVYA is encoded by the coding sequence ATGTTTGATGGAAATTATACCATAGAAAATTTTGATGAAGCACTTTTTCAGGCCATTACTAATGAAAAACGCCGGCAAGAAGATCATATTGAACTGATAGCGTCCGAGAATTATGTAAGTCCACGCATCCTGGAAGCCCAGGGGTCGGTACTTACGAACAAATATGCAGAAGGATATCCCGGTAAGCGTTATTACGGTGGCTGCGAATACGTTGACGTAGCTGAAGAACTGGCCATTGACCGAGCAAAAAAATTATTCGGTGCAAATTACGTCAATGTCCAGCCTCACTCAGGTTCTCAGGCGAATGCAGCGGTAATGTTGGCTTTATTAAAGCCGGGGGATGTCATACTCGGTATGTCATTACCTCATGGCGGTCATTTGACACATGGATCCAAAGTTAATTTCTCAGGTAAATTATATCAGGCTGTTGAATATGGTGTTGATGTTCAGACCGGATTAGTTGACTACGATGCATTGGAGCGTTTAGCTGTAGAACATAAACCGAAATTGATCGTTGCTGGCTTCTCTGCTTACTCAAGAGTACTAGATTGGGCCAGGTTTAGAGCAATAGCAGATAAAGTGGGCGCCTATTTGTTAGCTGACATGGCTCATGTAGCGGGGCTGGTCGCAGTTGGTCTCTACCCATCGCCGTTACCCTATGCAGATGTAGTTACTACAACAACCCACAAAACATTAAGAGGTCCCAGAGGAGGTTTAATCCTTTGTCGTTCTAATGAGGAAATTGAAAAAAAATTAAACTCTTCAGTATTTCCAGGCATGCAAGGTGGTCCATTGATGCATGTTATTGCCGCAAAAGCAGTGGCCTTTGCTGAGGCTTTATTGCCAGAATTCAAACTATATCAACAGCAAGTTTTGCTTAACGCGCGGACTATGTGTGATGTACTAAAAATTCGGGGATATAGCATTGTCTCTGGTGGAACAGATAATCATTTACTGTTAATTGATTTAATTAACAAGGATATAACCGGTAAAGAAGCGGATGCTGCTTTAAGCAAAGCAAATATTACCGTAAATAAAAATTCAGTTCCTAATGATCCTCGCTCACCCTTTGTAACCAGTGGGTTACGTTTGGGAACACCTGCTGTTACAACCAGAGGGTTTAAAGAGAAAGAGATAGAGTTTTTATCTAATTGGGTAGCAGATATCCTTGATAATATAAACGATGAAGCGATTATAGCCAGAGTCAAAGCTCAGGTTTTGCTTTTATGTCGTGAATTCCCGGTTTATGCCTAA
- a CDS encoding efflux RND transporter permease subunit: MKFTDLFIKRPVLSIVISMLIFLFGINSIYKMQIRQYPRMDNTVITIMTSYPGADADLMAGFITSPLENAVASAEGIDYMTSSSVQGLSTITLTIKLNFDPQIAFTDVMSKVQQTINQLPKEAQQPVILKKSDSSTALMYISLDSKEMTPQQITDYATRVVQPQLQTVEGVAKAEILGGATYSMRIFLNPIKMAALNVTPADVSAVLASNNFLTAAGNTKSEYVAINMTAKTDLNDADAFSKLIVRSDKGSIIRLRDIAKIELGSQSYDNSVTFNGRKAVFISITPTPTANPLTVISDVRKLMPSIIKEFPPSLTGTIVYDATDFIRASISEVVHTLIEAGLIVIVVIFLFLGSIRSVLIPMVTIPLSLVGVCTLMLALDYSINLLTLLAFVLAIGLVVDDAIVVVENVHRHIEEGKSPLEAALIGAREIAIPIIAMTITLAAVYAPIGFMGGLTGALFKEFAFTLASAVIISGVIALTLSPMMCSKILTTEVSSGKFVHYLDDKFNKLRVSYQRVLHSLLNTRAIMLLFAAVVVLMLPYLYLNTSAETAPDEDQGFFFVMATAPQFATLNYIEAFTKPFDKIYQSFPETENYFTVNMSQPVSGMVLKPWDQRTKSQFDLKQPLQDKLSNISGLNAFAIVPPPLPGGGGGTPVQFVIKTTNDFQSLFDISNKLTEKARNSGLFIYIDNSLKFNQPEIELSINRPKASEMGLDMRSVGSSLTSALSGNYVNYFNLEGRSYQVIPQLDRKFRLTPEQLGQIYIKTMAGIMVPLSTVVTPVEKTQPNAATHFQQLNSATIQAVMMPGKTLGEGLHFLQDAAKETLPKGFTYDFGGESRQFMQEGSALVFAFLFAIIIIFLVLSAQYESFRDPLIVLISVPMSICGALIPLNLGLASINIYTQVGLITLIGLISKHGILIVDFANHLQREKNMDRRAAVEEAAAIRLRPILMTTAAMVFGVLPLLIASGAGAVSRFDIGLVIATGLMIGTCFTLFVVPTLYTYIAEDHRRKPDEPVALESETLI, encoded by the coding sequence ATGAAATTTACTGATCTATTTATCAAGCGACCCGTCCTTTCCATAGTAATTAGTATGCTGATTTTTCTTTTTGGTATTAATTCCATCTATAAAATGCAAATTCGCCAGTATCCTCGAATGGACAATACCGTGATTACAATCATGACCAGCTATCCAGGTGCTGATGCGGATCTGATGGCTGGCTTTATTACTTCACCCTTAGAAAATGCAGTTGCCAGTGCGGAAGGGATAGACTATATGACCTCATCGAGTGTTCAAGGTCTTAGTACCATTACTTTAACCATAAAACTGAACTTCGATCCCCAAATAGCCTTTACTGACGTAATGAGTAAAGTCCAGCAAACGATTAACCAACTACCCAAGGAAGCACAACAGCCTGTCATTCTAAAAAAATCAGATTCGTCCACAGCATTGATGTACATCAGTCTTGACAGTAAAGAAATGACCCCCCAACAAATCACTGACTATGCAACTCGAGTTGTTCAACCCCAACTACAAACTGTTGAGGGCGTTGCAAAAGCAGAAATCTTGGGAGGCGCTACCTATTCTATGAGAATATTTCTCAATCCAATTAAAATGGCTGCCCTAAACGTAACCCCAGCCGATGTTTCTGCAGTTCTTGCCAGTAATAACTTCCTGACAGCCGCAGGCAATACTAAAAGTGAATATGTTGCAATTAATATGACTGCGAAAACCGATCTGAATGATGCTGATGCATTCAGTAAATTGATTGTTCGCAGTGACAAAGGGTCAATTATACGATTACGTGATATAGCGAAAATAGAATTAGGTTCGCAAAGCTATGATAATTCAGTAACCTTTAATGGAAGAAAAGCCGTATTTATTTCTATTACGCCAACTCCTACGGCAAATCCTCTTACTGTCATAAGTGATGTAAGAAAATTGATGCCATCCATCATCAAGGAATTTCCACCTTCTTTGACTGGTACCATAGTTTATGACGCTACCGATTTCATCAGAGCGTCAATTAGCGAGGTAGTCCATACCCTTATTGAAGCGGGTCTTATCGTCATTGTGGTTATCTTCTTATTCCTTGGTTCCATTCGTTCCGTTTTAATACCTATGGTCACTATCCCACTTTCTTTGGTTGGTGTTTGTACTCTTATGCTTGCATTAGACTACAGTATCAACTTGCTCACCTTGCTTGCTTTTGTTCTGGCAATTGGGCTGGTGGTCGATGATGCGATTGTGGTTGTAGAGAATGTACACCGTCACATTGAAGAAGGGAAAAGCCCCTTGGAGGCCGCACTTATCGGTGCCCGAGAAATTGCAATACCTATTATTGCAATGACCATTACTTTGGCTGCAGTTTATGCCCCCATAGGTTTTATGGGCGGTCTAACCGGCGCTTTATTTAAGGAGTTCGCGTTCACTTTAGCTAGTGCAGTCATTATATCAGGGGTAATAGCCTTAACTTTATCACCCATGATGTGTTCCAAAATATTAACTACAGAAGTAAGCAGCGGTAAATTCGTTCATTACCTGGATGATAAATTCAACAAGCTCAGAGTGTCTTACCAGAGGGTATTACATAGTTTATTGAATACCCGAGCAATCATGCTGCTTTTTGCAGCAGTTGTTGTTCTGATGCTCCCTTACCTTTACCTGAATACTTCTGCTGAGACTGCTCCTGATGAAGATCAGGGTTTCTTTTTTGTAATGGCTACTGCTCCTCAATTTGCCACTTTAAATTACATCGAAGCGTTTACCAAACCTTTTGACAAAATCTACCAAAGCTTCCCTGAAACAGAAAATTATTTTACCGTTAATATGAGTCAACCTGTCTCGGGTATGGTTCTTAAGCCATGGGATCAACGAACCAAAAGTCAGTTTGATTTAAAACAACCACTGCAAGACAAATTATCAAATATTTCTGGACTAAACGCCTTTGCTATCGTCCCTCCTCCTCTTCCAGGTGGAGGAGGTGGTACCCCGGTTCAATTCGTCATAAAGACTACTAATGATTTCCAAAGTTTATTTGATATCTCTAATAAACTTACGGAAAAAGCGAGAAACAGTGGTTTGTTTATCTATATTGATAACTCGCTTAAATTCAATCAACCAGAAATTGAGCTTTCTATAAATCGCCCTAAAGCTTCGGAAATGGGATTGGATATGCGCTCAGTAGGAAGCAGTTTGACCAGCGCCCTTTCCGGAAACTATGTAAACTATTTTAACCTGGAAGGTCGTAGTTATCAGGTCATACCTCAACTTGATCGTAAATTTCGACTCACCCCAGAACAATTAGGTCAAATTTATATTAAGACTATGGCGGGTATTATGGTCCCCCTATCAACTGTTGTTACCCCCGTTGAAAAAACACAACCTAATGCTGCGACTCATTTCCAGCAATTAAATTCAGCAACGATACAGGCCGTGATGATGCCTGGAAAAACCTTAGGAGAAGGACTTCATTTTTTACAAGATGCAGCGAAAGAAACCTTACCTAAAGGGTTTACTTATGATTTTGGCGGAGAATCAAGACAATTTATGCAGGAAGGGAGCGCATTAGTTTTTGCTTTCCTTTTTGCCATCATTATTATCTTTCTAGTTTTATCGGCTCAGTATGAAAGTTTCCGCGATCCACTAATTGTTTTAATCAGTGTGCCTATGTCTATTTGTGGCGCTTTAATCCCACTCAACCTAGGCTTGGCCAGCATTAATATTTATACCCAGGTTGGCCTGATTACCTTAATAGGTCTTATAAGTAAACACGGCATTCTAATTGTTGACTTTGCTAATCATTTACAACGAGAAAAAAATATGGATAGACGTGCAGCTGTGGAAGAAGCAGCAGCCATTCGATTGCGCCCAATATTGATGACTACAGCGGCGATGGTTTTTGGTGTGCTGCCGCTATTGATTGCAAGTGGAGCTGGGGCTGTGAGCCGATTTGATATTGGTCTGGTAATTGCAACGGGCTTAATGATTGGAACTTGCTTCACCTTGTTTGTTGTACCTACACTCTATACCTACATCGCTGAAGACCATCGTCGTAAACCGGATGAACCCGTTGCGTTAGAGTCTGAGACTCTCATTTAA
- a CDS encoding efflux RND transporter periplasmic adaptor subunit, which yields MKKRMTIMGMTLLVVFGGIIAFNLIKSFMIKQFFASYEPPAVTVSSAVAQAVDWQPTLNAIGNFVAMNGVEVNSEASGKVVKIDFESGQYVEKDAPLITIDDSVDQAMLKFNQSELTLKELNYKRQTDLSKRGATPSSNVDEAKANLQQAQAKLEQIQSQINHKHIVAPFAGRLGIRQVNLGQYISPGQTSIVSLQSLDPLFLEFYLPEQLYKRIHINQSIIFSVEEFPNALFEGTITAINSKIDLNTHNVLVQATLPNCPAAAIANPKQSLLVKTRQETRGNKSIVTCSSDLNKKNKIKNYVFIPGMFSSIDIEQSMEPGTVIVPSTAVSYSLYGNAVYIIKKNKEGKKNKDGEDVLVVNRVFVSTGEQQGNYTVIKKGVKAGELVVSTGDLKLQNGTPVVINNSVQLNNDSTPETLGQ from the coding sequence ATGAAAAAGCGCATGACTATCATGGGAATGACCTTACTGGTTGTTTTCGGTGGAATCATTGCTTTTAATCTGATTAAGTCGTTTATGATTAAACAATTCTTTGCCAGCTATGAACCCCCAGCGGTTACTGTTTCATCCGCTGTAGCCCAGGCTGTTGATTGGCAACCCACCCTTAATGCCATAGGTAATTTCGTGGCAATGAATGGTGTGGAGGTTAACTCTGAAGCTTCAGGAAAAGTTGTTAAAATCGATTTTGAATCAGGTCAATACGTTGAGAAAGATGCACCTCTGATTACTATTGATGATAGCGTTGATCAAGCAATGTTAAAATTTAACCAATCAGAGCTTACGCTTAAAGAATTAAATTACAAACGGCAAACTGATTTGTCTAAAAGAGGGGCTACGCCCAGCTCAAACGTAGATGAGGCTAAAGCAAATCTGCAGCAAGCTCAGGCCAAACTGGAGCAAATTCAGTCTCAAATTAATCATAAGCATATAGTTGCACCATTTGCAGGTCGTTTGGGTATTCGGCAAGTTAATTTGGGACAGTATATAAGTCCTGGGCAAACCTCGATAGTTTCCCTGCAATCCCTGGACCCTCTATTTCTTGAGTTCTACCTTCCGGAACAGCTATACAAGCGCATTCATATTAATCAAAGTATTATATTCTCGGTTGAAGAGTTTCCCAATGCCCTTTTTGAAGGAACAATAACTGCAATTAACTCTAAAATTGATTTGAATACCCATAATGTATTGGTACAAGCGACTTTGCCAAATTGCCCAGCGGCTGCAATAGCAAATCCCAAGCAATCCCTGCTGGTAAAAACACGACAGGAAACCAGAGGTAATAAATCTATCGTCACCTGTAGTAGTGATTTAAATAAAAAAAATAAAATCAAAAACTATGTCTTTATACCAGGCATGTTTTCTTCCATTGACATCGAACAATCTATGGAACCAGGTACCGTTATCGTTCCGTCAACTGCCGTGTCTTATAGTCTTTATGGAAACGCTGTCTATATCATCAAAAAAAATAAAGAAGGGAAGAAAAATAAAGACGGTGAAGACGTATTGGTTGTAAATCGGGTCTTCGTTTCTACTGGTGAGCAGCAAGGAAATTACACGGTAATAAAGAAAGGGGTCAAAGCAGGAGAGTTGGTGGTTTCTACTGGTGATTTGAAATTACAAAATGGCACCCCCGTAGTCATTAATAACAGCGTTCAGCTAAATAATGACAGTACTCCAGAAACTTTGGGACAATAA
- the nrdR gene encoding transcriptional regulator NrdR, whose product MHCPFCHAEETKVIDSRLVADGAQVRRRRQCLDCHERFTTFETAELIMPLIIKRDGRRKPFNIDNLRSGMLRALEKRPVSVDALEEAIISITQEIRRRGEREIDSQLIGELVMKELFRLDHVAYVRFASVYKRFKDVSDFRQTIDQMKEDKE is encoded by the coding sequence ATGCATTGCCCATTTTGTCATGCAGAAGAAACAAAGGTTATTGATTCCCGTTTAGTCGCGGACGGTGCCCAAGTGCGCAGAAGGCGACAATGTCTGGACTGCCATGAGCGCTTTACTACTTTTGAGACGGCTGAATTAATTATGCCATTAATTATAAAACGTGATGGAAGACGAAAACCCTTTAACATTGATAATTTGCGCTCAGGAATGTTGCGCGCTTTAGAGAAAAGACCAGTTAGTGTTGATGCTTTGGAAGAAGCAATTATATCAATCACCCAGGAAATTCGCCGTAGAGGGGAGCGTGAAATTGATTCACAGTTGATCGGTGAACTGGTGATGAAAGAGTTGTTTCGACTCGATCATGTTGCTTATGTGCGATTTGCATCAGTATATAAAAGGTTTAAAGACGTTAGCGACTTTAGACAAACAATAGATCAAATGAAAGAAGACAAAGAGTAG
- a CDS encoding valine--tRNA ligase — MDKTYSPEAIEQAYYQKWESQHYFQPKGDGKRFCIMLPPPNVTGSLHMGHGFQHTIMDALTRYHRMSGDKTLWQPGTDHAGISTQLVVEKQLEAQGIARKDLSREQFLEHVWKWKNESGNTITQQMRRIGDSVDWDRERFTMDEGLSAAVQKVFVQLHDEGLIYRGTRLVNWDPKLGTAVSDLEVLSEEEDGFLWHIRYPVVDSSEFVVVATTRPETLLGDSAVAVHPADPRFQHLIGKQVNLPLCDRTIPIIADEYVDKEFGSGCVKITPAHDFNDHEVGKRHDLPLINILNKKAMLNKNVPLKYQGMDRFIAREQIIQDLDKEGFLVKTEPHKLKVPRGEKSNVIIEPLLTDQWYVKIQPLAEPAIAAVKKGEIRFIPENWNKTYFQWMENIEDWCISRQLWWGHRIPAWYDSQGNIYVGYSENDVRFKYKIDEDTSLKQDEDVLDTWFSSALWPFSTLGWPERTTELEQFYPTSVLVTGFDIIFFWVARMIMMGLKFTGKVPFKDIFITGLIRDSEGHKMSKSKGNVLDPLDIIDGIDLESLVAKRTSNLMLPSVRDKIIKATRKEFPEGISAYGTDALRFTYCSLASTGRNVRFDIGRVEGYRNFCNKLWNAARYVLLNTDEEQIDFGDGAFQYSPADEWILSRLQRTISKVHHYFETYRFDLLANTLYEFVWHEYCDWYLELSKPVLQDEQALSALKRGTRRTLIHVLDRILKLLHPIMPFITEEIWQRTTKFTSENGVSIMLSTYPQVNEEFINDIIEEELEWLKAAIQALRTIRSEMSISPAKMIPLHIRNSTPVLKKRIEKYQQTLKAMSRVGEIHYLSADEKAPVSATAVLGDIELLIPMADLIDKEAELSRLAKEMAKLDKDINLAQGKLSNPLFTDKAPAEIIAKEQEKLIQAQQAKEKLMQHQIRIKAL; from the coding sequence ATGGATAAAACCTATTCACCCGAGGCGATAGAGCAAGCTTATTACCAAAAGTGGGAAAGTCAGCATTACTTTCAGCCCAAAGGCGATGGCAAACGATTTTGCATTATGCTTCCCCCTCCCAATGTTACAGGAAGCCTTCATATGGGACACGGTTTTCAACACACCATTATGGATGCTTTAACTCGCTACCACCGAATGTCGGGTGACAAAACGTTGTGGCAACCTGGAACGGACCATGCGGGAATTTCTACTCAGCTTGTTGTTGAAAAACAATTAGAAGCTCAAGGAATTGCTCGAAAAGATTTAAGTCGTGAGCAATTTTTAGAACATGTGTGGAAATGGAAAAATGAATCTGGCAACACGATAACTCAGCAAATGAGACGCATAGGGGATTCAGTAGATTGGGATCGAGAACGGTTCACTATGGATGAGGGTTTATCCGCGGCGGTACAAAAAGTGTTTGTCCAGCTTCATGATGAAGGTCTGATCTATCGAGGCACTCGTTTGGTTAATTGGGATCCGAAACTTGGAACTGCCGTTTCTGATCTTGAAGTACTTTCTGAAGAAGAGGATGGATTTCTTTGGCATATTCGATACCCTGTAGTTGATTCTTCTGAGTTTGTAGTGGTTGCTACTACACGCCCTGAAACTTTGCTGGGTGATTCGGCAGTAGCAGTTCATCCTGCTGATCCTCGTTTCCAACATTTAATTGGCAAACAAGTAAATCTCCCCCTTTGCGACAGAACCATCCCCATTATTGCAGATGAGTATGTAGATAAAGAATTTGGCAGTGGCTGTGTTAAAATTACCCCAGCCCATGATTTTAACGATCATGAAGTAGGAAAACGGCACGATTTACCCTTGATCAATATATTAAACAAAAAGGCGATGCTTAATAAAAATGTCCCCTTGAAATATCAAGGTATGGATAGATTTATTGCCAGAGAGCAAATCATCCAGGACTTGGACAAAGAGGGCTTTCTGGTAAAAACAGAACCCCATAAATTAAAAGTTCCTCGTGGGGAAAAATCAAATGTGATCATCGAACCACTGTTAACTGATCAATGGTATGTAAAAATACAACCTTTGGCCGAACCAGCAATTGCGGCAGTAAAAAAAGGTGAAATCCGCTTTATCCCGGAAAACTGGAACAAAACCTATTTTCAGTGGATGGAGAACATTGAAGATTGGTGTATCAGTCGCCAATTATGGTGGGGACATAGAATTCCGGCCTGGTATGACAGTCAGGGTAATATTTATGTGGGTTACAGTGAAAATGATGTTCGCTTTAAATATAAAATTGATGAGGATACTTCCTTAAAACAAGATGAAGATGTTCTTGATACCTGGTTCTCTTCTGCTCTGTGGCCCTTTTCAACTTTGGGTTGGCCTGAGCGTACTACTGAGCTGGAGCAGTTTTACCCCACCTCTGTACTCGTTACCGGTTTTGATATTATATTTTTCTGGGTTGCCCGCATGATTATGATGGGTTTAAAATTCACCGGGAAAGTTCCTTTTAAAGACATCTTTATTACTGGATTAATCCGCGATAGTGAAGGACATAAAATGTCCAAATCCAAAGGAAATGTACTTGATCCTCTGGATATTATTGATGGGATAGATCTCGAATCATTAGTAGCCAAACGTACTTCAAATTTGATGTTACCCTCAGTACGCGACAAAATCATTAAGGCCACTCGTAAAGAATTCCCTGAAGGTATCAGTGCATATGGAACAGATGCACTACGCTTCACTTATTGTTCACTTGCTTCAACAGGTCGTAATGTACGCTTTGATATAGGTCGTGTTGAAGGATATCGAAATTTTTGTAATAAATTATGGAACGCTGCACGTTATGTGTTACTTAACACTGATGAAGAGCAAATTGATTTCGGCGATGGTGCATTCCAATACAGTCCAGCGGATGAATGGATATTATCTCGACTTCAACGAACCATTAGTAAAGTACACCATTACTTCGAAACCTACAGATTTGATTTATTAGCCAATACCCTATACGAATTTGTCTGGCATGAATATTGTGACTGGTACCTGGAGCTATCCAAACCAGTGCTTCAGGATGAACAGGCCTTAAGTGCTCTGAAAAGAGGAACACGCAGGACTTTAATTCATGTACTGGATCGTATTCTGAAGCTGCTACATCCTATAATGCCCTTCATTACCGAAGAAATCTGGCAAAGAACAACTAAATTCACCAGTGAAAATGGGGTCAGTATTATGCTTAGTACTTATCCTCAAGTAAACGAAGAGTTCATTAATGATATTATTGAAGAAGAATTGGAGTGGTTAAAAGCAGCAATTCAAGCCTTACGAACCATACGCAGCGAAATGTCGATTTCTCCAGCCAAAATGATTCCGCTGCATATTCGTAATAGTACACCAGTACTTAAAAAACGCATTGAGAAGTATCAACAAACGTTAAAAGCGATGAGTAGGGTAGGTGAGATTCATTACTTAAGCGCTGATGAAAAAGCACCGGTATCTGCAACGGCTGTATTAGGCGACATTGAATTATTAATTCCCATGGCAGATTTAATAGACAAAGAAGCGGAGCTTTCTCGACTGGCTAAAGAAATGGCTAAACTGGATAAAGACATTAACCTTGCCCAAGGAAAGTTAAGTAATCCCTTGTTTACCGATAAAGCGCCTGCTGAAATTATAGCAAAAGAGCAAGAAAAACTAATTCAGGCACAACAAGCTAAAGAAAAGTTGATGCAACATCAAATTAGAATTAAGGCTTTGTAA